The following coding sequences lie in one Paramormyrops kingsleyae isolate MSU_618 chromosome 15, PKINGS_0.4, whole genome shotgun sequence genomic window:
- the LOC111834927 gene encoding transcription factor 24, giving the protein MASENKPASVMDDSPTPSPSCSPGSEIPSPDRRRSETLTRPRLVPTVGLTGRGRPAAANAARERSRVQTLRHAFLELQRTLPSVPPDTKLSKLDLLILATTYIAHLTKTLQEEGMEEGESTRQSEVLHSLKGEGYLHPVKKWPMRSRLYVGATGQFLNSSGQTENSNQSKSSNSQT; this is encoded by the exons ATGGCGAGTGAGAACAAGCCCGCGTCGGTAATGGATGACAGCCCCACGCCCAGCCCGAGCTGCAGTCCCGGCTCTGAAATACCGTCTCCGGACAGGCGTCGCAGCGAGACGCTGACGCGGCCCAGGCTGGTCCCGACCGTCGGCCTCACCGGCAGAGGCCGCCCAGCCGCCGCCAACGCGGCTAGGGAGCGAAGCCGGGTGCAGACCTTGCGGCACGCCTTCCTGGAGCTGCAGCGGACTTTGCCGTCAGTACCACCAGACACCAAGCTGTCCAAACTCGATCTGCTGATACTGGCCACCACGTACATCGCGCACCTGACCAAAACCTTACAAGAAGAGGGGATGGAGGAAGGAGAGAGCACGAGGCAAAGCGAGGTCTTACACTCCCTAAAGGGCGAGGGCTATCTGCACCCAGTCAAA AAATGGCCAATGCGATCCAGGCTTTACGTTGGGGCAACCGGACAATTTCTGAATAGCTCAGGGCAAACCGAAAACTCAAACCAAAGCAAATCATCTAACTCTCAGACATAA